Proteins from a single region of Tumebacillus amylolyticus:
- the dnaK gene encoding molecular chaperone DnaK — MSKVIGIDLGTTNSCVAVMEGGEPVVIPNAEGNRTTPSVLGMKNGERLVGDVAKRQAVTNPDNTVMSIKRYMGTNHKETVEGKDYSPQEISAMILQKLKSDAEAYLGETVTQAVITVPAYFNDSQRQATKDAGKIAGLEVLRIVNEPTAAALAYGLDKEEDQTILIYDLGGGTFDVSILELGDGVFEVKATSGNNKLGGDDFDDKIIAFLVDTFKKENGIDLSKDKMALQRLKDAAEKAKKELSGVTATTISLPFISMTAEGPKHLEVNLTRAKFEEMTADLVEATMVPTRQALQDSGLSVNQIDKIVLVGGSTRIPAVVEAVKKLTGKDPSKGVNPDEVVAIGAAIQGGVLTGEVKDVVLLDVTPLSLGIETMGGVMTRMIERNTTIPTSKTQVYSTAADNQTAVDIHVLQGEREFARDNKTLGRFQLGDIPPAPRGIPQIEVTFDIDANGIVNVSAKDLGTGKQHKITITSNTGLSDDEINRMVKEAEENADADKKRREEVDIRNSADSLVYQTEKTLKDLEGKVDQAEVDQANAAKDALKTALEGTDIEDIKSKSEELSNLVQALSVKLYEQAAQAQQAAEGAGAGATAGGKDNVVDADYTVVDEDKK, encoded by the coding sequence ATGTCTAAAGTAATCGGTATTGACCTTGGCACCACCAACTCTTGCGTAGCTGTTATGGAAGGCGGCGAACCTGTCGTTATCCCGAACGCAGAAGGCAACCGCACCACCCCGTCCGTTCTCGGTATGAAAAACGGCGAGCGTCTCGTCGGCGACGTCGCGAAACGCCAAGCGGTCACCAACCCGGACAACACCGTCATGTCCATCAAGCGTTACATGGGCACCAACCACAAAGAAACGGTTGAAGGCAAAGACTACTCCCCGCAAGAAATCTCGGCGATGATTCTGCAGAAGCTCAAGTCTGACGCAGAAGCGTACCTCGGCGAAACCGTTACCCAAGCGGTCATCACCGTTCCGGCGTACTTCAACGACTCCCAACGTCAAGCAACCAAAGACGCGGGCAAGATCGCAGGTCTTGAAGTTCTGCGTATCGTCAACGAGCCGACCGCAGCAGCGCTCGCATACGGCTTGGACAAAGAAGAAGACCAAACCATCTTGATCTACGACCTCGGCGGCGGTACGTTCGACGTCTCGATCCTCGAACTCGGCGACGGCGTCTTCGAAGTAAAAGCAACTTCCGGTAACAACAAACTCGGCGGCGACGACTTCGACGACAAAATCATCGCGTTCCTCGTTGATACCTTCAAAAAAGAAAACGGCATCGACCTCTCCAAAGACAAGATGGCGTTGCAACGTCTGAAAGACGCAGCCGAAAAAGCGAAAAAGGAACTCTCCGGCGTCACCGCGACCACCATCTCCCTGCCGTTCATCTCGATGACCGCAGAAGGTCCGAAGCACTTGGAAGTCAACTTGACCCGTGCGAAGTTCGAAGAGATGACCGCAGACCTCGTCGAAGCTACGATGGTTCCGACCCGTCAAGCTCTGCAAGACTCCGGCCTCTCCGTCAACCAAATCGACAAGATCGTTCTCGTCGGCGGTTCGACCCGTATCCCGGCTGTTGTCGAAGCAGTTAAGAAACTGACCGGCAAAGACCCGTCCAAAGGCGTAAACCCGGACGAAGTTGTCGCAATCGGCGCAGCGATCCAAGGCGGCGTCCTCACCGGTGAAGTCAAGGACGTTGTCCTGCTCGACGTAACCCCGCTCTCCCTCGGTATCGAAACCATGGGCGGCGTCATGACCCGCATGATCGAGCGCAACACCACGATCCCGACTTCCAAGACCCAAGTGTACTCCACGGCGGCTGACAACCAAACCGCTGTTGACATCCACGTCCTGCAAGGCGAACGCGAATTCGCTCGCGACAACAAAACGCTCGGCCGTTTCCAACTCGGCGACATCCCGCCGGCACCGCGCGGCATCCCGCAAATCGAAGTCACCTTCGACATCGACGCAAACGGCATCGTCAACGTCTCTGCGAAAGACCTCGGCACCGGCAAGCAACACAAAATCACCATCACCTCCAACACCGGCCTCTCCGATGACGAGATCAACCGCATGGTGAAGGAAGCCGAAGAAAACGCAGACGCCGACAAAAAGCGCCGCGAGGAAGTGGACATCCGCAACTCCGCAGACTCCCTCGTCTACCAAACCGAGAAGACCCTCAAGGACCTCGAAGGCAAAGTGGACCAAGCGGAAGTTGACCAAGCAAACGCTGCCAAAGACGCGCTGAAAACCGCTCTCGAAGGCACCGACATCGAAGACATCAAGTCCAAGTCCGAAGAACTGTCGAACCTCGTGCAAGCCCTGTCTGTGAAACTCTACGAGCAAGCAGCTCAAGCCCAACAAGCGGCTGAAGGCGCAGGCGCCGGTGCAACCGCCGGCGGCAAAGACAACGTGGTCGATGCAGACTACACCGTTGTGGACGAAGACAAGAAATAA
- the grpE gene encoding nucleotide exchange factor GrpE produces the protein MEDNRMDETLEAQETEAETTADVDGAEDTRTREELLAEVQRLTAESEDYKGRYLRAQADFDNFRRRSRQEKEEFAAYANTRIIEELLPVLDTFEMAMQSADKADVQTLLTGVDMVYRQLQTALGNYGLAAIESVGQAFDPNVHEGVMQVDSPDHPAGTVVMEMRKGYKLKDKVIRPAMVQVSQ, from the coding sequence ATGGAAGACAACCGTATGGATGAAACTCTCGAAGCGCAAGAAACCGAAGCAGAAACCACTGCCGACGTCGACGGTGCTGAAGATACCCGCACCCGCGAAGAGTTGCTGGCTGAAGTCCAGCGTCTGACTGCGGAGTCGGAGGACTACAAGGGCCGCTACCTGCGTGCCCAGGCGGACTTTGATAACTTCCGCCGCCGCAGCCGCCAAGAGAAGGAAGAGTTCGCGGCGTATGCAAACACCCGCATCATCGAAGAACTGCTTCCGGTGCTCGACACGTTCGAGATGGCGATGCAGTCGGCCGACAAAGCGGACGTGCAAACTCTGCTTACCGGCGTAGACATGGTCTACCGCCAATTGCAAACCGCGCTTGGCAACTACGGCCTTGCTGCGATTGAATCTGTCGGTCAGGCGTTTGACCCGAACGTCCACGAGGGCGTCATGCAAGTCGATTCGCCGGATCATCCGGCGGGCACCGTCGTCATGGAGATGCGCAAGGGCTACAAGCTCAAGGACAAAGTCATCCGCCCGGCGATGGTTCAAGTCAGCCAATAA
- a CDS encoding TCP-1/cpn60 chaperonin family protein, whose translation MSQSSSQKPQEADERLAALYSNATAVRAIASAVEGTIGPKGLDTMLVDTAGNVIITNDGVTILNRMEVTHPAAKMLINVASAQQEEIGDGTTTATLLAAALLNEGVAQVERGVPVTRVIEGITFGVQYAVERLQSRARSLEGLGEDVLFQVAMVAGREHEDIAHLVTEAAQLIGFDKLRDPQYRLSDHVTSSVGAASEVFQGLILNKQRMSPQMPQRIEEAKILIVDDALEPEEIDSEALGTEAGFQLYRHYKEEFRKNVAALAELGINVVFTDRGVSPVAEEVLGEAGVMIVQRVASKDLRKIAEHTGARPIKRTGIGKEAEELSRFVGRADGVYEDERMETIRIVGGFGRSLATILVGASTEEVVGERSRIARDAASSVQAAVQGGVVPGGGSVELWTAREVEKMRETVRGMTGFGVEAVARALRKPMTQIVQNAGFNPLEKVEEANVAQVEHLSDSLAINCEDGTVCDMAEYGIYDPTLVKLHALRAAGEVTVAIMRIHTIIRMKDRSDGEE comes from the coding sequence ATGAGTCAGTCCTCCAGTCAGAAGCCGCAGGAAGCCGACGAGCGTTTGGCCGCGCTCTACTCGAACGCGACCGCCGTGCGGGCCATCGCTTCCGCCGTCGAAGGCACCATCGGCCCCAAGGGGCTTGACACGATGCTCGTCGATACGGCAGGCAACGTGATTATTACAAACGACGGCGTGACGATTCTCAACCGCATGGAAGTCACGCACCCGGCCGCCAAGATGCTGATCAACGTCGCGTCTGCTCAACAAGAGGAGATTGGCGACGGAACGACGACAGCGACGCTTTTGGCAGCGGCGCTTTTGAATGAAGGCGTGGCTCAAGTCGAACGCGGTGTGCCCGTTACACGCGTCATCGAAGGCATCACCTTCGGCGTGCAGTATGCGGTCGAACGCTTGCAGAGCAGGGCTCGTTCCTTGGAAGGGCTCGGCGAAGACGTGCTGTTCCAAGTCGCGATGGTTGCCGGACGTGAGCATGAAGACATCGCTCACTTGGTCACGGAAGCTGCGCAATTGATCGGGTTTGACAAACTGCGCGACCCGCAATATCGACTCTCGGATCATGTGACGTCGAGCGTCGGAGCGGCCAGTGAAGTTTTTCAGGGCTTGATCTTGAACAAACAACGCATGTCTCCCCAGATGCCGCAACGCATCGAGGAGGCCAAGATCCTGATCGTCGACGATGCGCTGGAACCGGAAGAAATCGACTCCGAAGCCCTCGGCACGGAGGCCGGGTTCCAACTCTACCGACATTATAAGGAAGAGTTCCGCAAAAACGTCGCTGCTCTCGCAGAGCTTGGCATCAACGTCGTCTTCACCGACCGCGGGGTTTCCCCGGTTGCAGAGGAAGTACTCGGCGAAGCGGGCGTGATGATCGTCCAACGCGTCGCTTCCAAAGACTTGCGCAAGATCGCCGAACACACCGGCGCCCGCCCGATCAAGCGGACGGGAATTGGCAAGGAAGCGGAGGAGTTGAGTCGCTTCGTTGGACGTGCCGACGGCGTGTACGAAGACGAGCGGATGGAGACGATTCGCATCGTCGGAGGCTTCGGACGCTCGCTTGCGACGATTCTCGTCGGAGCTTCCACAGAGGAAGTCGTCGGCGAACGATCTCGCATCGCCCGCGACGCAGCTTCGTCTGTGCAAGCGGCGGTGCAGGGCGGCGTCGTGCCAGGCGGCGGATCGGTGGAGCTGTGGACGGCACGCGAAGTGGAGAAAATGCGCGAGACGGTTCGCGGCATGACCGGTTTCGGAGTCGAAGCGGTCGCCCGCGCCTTGCGCAAACCGATGACGCAGATCGTCCAGAACGCCGGGTTCAACCCGCTGGAGAAAGTCGAAGAAGCGAACGTCGCACAAGTCGAGCACCTGTCCGATTCGCTTGCGATCAATTGCGAGGACGGCACCGTCTGCGACATGGCGGAGTACGGCATCTACGACCCGACTTTGGTCAAACTGCACGCTTTGCGCGCAGCCGGAGAAGTAACGGTCGCGATCATGCGAATCCATACGATCATTCGGATGAAGGATCGCAGCGATGGCGAAGAATAA